The following are encoded in a window of Phoenix dactylifera cultivar Barhee BC4 unplaced genomic scaffold, palm_55x_up_171113_PBpolish2nd_filt_p 000946F, whole genome shotgun sequence genomic DNA:
- the LOC103698942 gene encoding uncharacterized protein LOC103698942 translates to MAAFPVGHSLHITHGNPLRPNKPTPKAKVSLCCRSHLPSGPPGSSEEKPVTKASKNMEEKRWWRLLLELYGEAGKVGREFKESLSPKHKGEWKDLVLMSFSFAVYVYVSQEIVCAYCAWVLACLYY, encoded by the exons ATGGCTGCTTTCCCAGTCGGCCATTCTCTTCACATCACTCACGGCAATCCTCTCCGCCCGAACAAGCCCACACCAAAAGCCAAAGTCTCCCTATGTTGCCGAAGCCACCTCCCATCCGGGCCTCCAGGAAGCAGTGAAGAGAAGCCAGTGACAAAAGCTAGTAAGAACATGGAGGAGAAGAGATGGTGGCGATTGTTATTGGAGCTCTACGGTGAGGCTGGGAAGGTAGGGAGGGAGTTCAAGGAGAGCCTGAGCCCAAAGCACAAGGGAGAGTGGAAGGACCTGGTGCTGATGAGCTTCTCCTTTGCTGTTTATGTCTACGTCTCTCAGGAGATTGTCTGTGCTTATTGTGCTTGG GTGTTGGCGTGCTTGTATTACTGA